In the Pontibacillus sp. HMF3514 genome, AATGGCTTTTGCCATCTCTTTTGTTTCATCTGGTTTCAATGTGTCTTTCCCGTACTGCTTCAAATCACCATGCAAGCGAAAAATAGGTGGTACTCCGACTGTTAAATGGATATCTGATGCTTCTAATTCAAAAGCTGCTTTTAATAACGTATCGAACCGTTCTTTCATGCCTCGATCCCCCTTATTCATCCATTGCCACACGTAGGACTTCTTCTGTTGTGGTTAATCCTTGCTTCACTTTTAGCAGTCCATCATCCACTAGAAAAATCATGCCACTCTTCCAAGCATATTGACGAATTTGAGCGATAGACTGATTGTTCATCATCATTTGACGGATTTCATCATCTATGATCAACACTTCTTGGATCGCCATGCGACCTCGGTACCCTGTTTGTTGACAGCTACTACATCCCTTACCTTTGTAAATTTCATCTACTTTGATGCCTCGTTTTTGGAAGAGATTTGCTTCCATTTCAGTCGGCGTGTATGGTTCACGACAGTCTCGGCATATTCTACGTACGAGTCTCTGTGCAACAATTCCGGACAGTGAAGACACAACTAAATAGGGTTCAATATCCATGTCTATTAAACGCGGAATGGTCGCAATAGCACTATTTGTATGTAACGTACTGAAAACAAGGTGACCTGTTAAGGAAGCGCGAATGGCTATCTCAGCTGTTTCCGAGTCTCGGACTTCCCCCACCATAATGATGTTCGGATCTTGTCTTAAAATAGAACGTAAGCCATTCGAGAAAGTGAGTCCCACTCGGCTATTCACTTGCACCTGATTGATGCCCTCAATCTGATACTCTACAGGATCCTCAACGGTAATAATGTTAACGTCATCTGTATTCAAGTGATTTAAGGAAGCATAAAGCGTACTCGACTTCCCTGATCCTGTAGGTCCTGTAAGCAAAATAAGGCCTGAAGGTTGTTCAATTAATTTTAGAAAACGTCGATAATTGACCTTGTTAAACCCTAATTCAGATAGCTTGTTTAATACGCTTCCAAGGTCTAAAATTCGAATAACTACCTTCTCCCCGTAAACCGTTGGGAGCGTTGAGATACGTAAATCAACAGGTGTCATTTCTACATGCGTTTTGATACGGCCATCTTGAGGCAAGCGATTTTCCGTTATATTTAAGTTCGCCATAATTTTCACACGGGCTGTTAGCGAATTTTGCATCGACTTTGGTAACGTACGCTCTGTTTTTAATACGCCATCAACACGGTAACGAATTAATACTTTGGTTTCTTGAGGGTCAATATGTATGTCACTT is a window encoding:
- a CDS encoding GspE/PulE family protein; this encodes MAKRKRLGDLLKEAGLLSEEQIEEAIQSKKSGQKLGDALLEKGFITEQQLIEVLEFQLGIPHISLYRYPIDTNLMTMVSKDFARRNLLIPLKKEEDELIVAMNDPMDYYAIDDLQISTGFQISPVISTKDEIYQAINKYYNLKETEVTVEETNDPEDAPAIRLMNQILQAGVQMKASDIHIDPQETKVLIRYRVDGVLKTERTLPKSMQNSLTARVKIMANLNITENRLPQDGRIKTHVEMTPVDLRISTLPTVYGEKVVIRILDLGSVLNKLSELGFNKVNYRRFLKLIEQPSGLILLTGPTGSGKSSTLYASLNHLNTDDVNIITVEDPVEYQIEGINQVQVNSRVGLTFSNGLRSILRQDPNIIMVGEVRDSETAEIAIRASLTGHLVFSTLHTNSAIATIPRLIDMDIEPYLVVSSLSGIVAQRLVRRICRDCREPYTPTEMEANLFQKRGIKVDEIYKGKGCSSCQQTGYRGRMAIQEVLIIDDEIRQMMMNNQSIAQIRQYAWKSGMIFLVDDGLLKVKQGLTTTEEVLRVAMDE